Proteins from one Phalacrocorax carbo chromosome 19, bPhaCar2.1, whole genome shotgun sequence genomic window:
- the MPND gene encoding MPN domain-containing protein isoform X2: MSPCPPALAPWPVCPRPCPPQPCPLVLYHVPQSSHPHITPYPSFSVLHPPGPGSPLPHSPVPESSWPWVHPSAPPPPPPVSLCLLFRCPCMLVSPCPRLPVPMSLCIPVLVSPSTGRHEGEDPRVLLEEHPRVLPPERTPHGVSHPAALAAASPGGDECLEEDEDELEPGLDEAEAEPEAGSGAKAAGGARGAVLTRRGITLRVLLRDGLLEPARGVLSIYYLGKKFVGDLGADGTIMWQETGQVFNSPSAWATHCKRLVNPAKKSGCGWASVRYKGQKLDQYKAAWLHKHQPNAPPAEESLASEGEEEEMPEEEEEEATREGRAPVPEPAATKKTEEKSKKQQCKSLAEPAGTDHGPPGKRLESKPRVPVRYCTLGTHDSARNPQTLVEVMSFAAINKFQPFNVAISSNVLLLLDFHSHLTRSEVVGYLGGRWDTNTQLLTVLRAFPCRTRLGDAEAAGAVEEEICQSLFLRGLSLVGWYHSHPFGPALPSLHDIDAQMDYQLKLQGSGNGFQPCLALICGPYYHGNPGVESKIAPFWVMPPPEQRPNDYGIPMDVEVAYIQDGFLTNDVLQEMMLLVEFYKGAPDLVKFQELWSQDQTYLDKLKGSLASHTPKDQSFTHILEQIYSLLKLSS; this comes from the exons atgtccccctgtcccccagccTTGGCCCCATGGCCTGTGTGCCCTAGGCCCTGTCCcccccagccatgtcccctaGTCCTCTATCATGTCCCTCAGTCCTCACATCCCCACATCACCCCCTATCCCTCCTTCAGTGTCCTCCATCCTCCTGGCCCTgggtcccctctcccccattccCCTGTCCCTGAGTCCTCCTGGCCCTGGGTCCAtccttccgccccccccccccccccccccgtgtccttGTGTCTTCTCTTCCGGTGTCCCTGCATGCTTGTGTCCCCATGTCCACGTCttcctgtccccatgtccctgtgcaTCCCTGTCCTAGTGTCCCCATCCACAGGCAGACACGAGGGGGAGGACCCAAGGGTGCTCTTGGAGGAACACCCACGGGTGCTGCCCCCAGAGAGGACCCCCCATGGCGTGTCCCATCCCGCAGCGCTGGCAGCTGCCTCCCCCGGTGGGGACGAGTGTCTGGAGGAGGACGAGGATGAGCTGGAGCCGGGGCTGGATGAGGCGGAGGCCGAGCCGGAGGCTGGGAGCGGGGCGaaggcggcggggggcgcgcgGGGGGCCGTGCTCACTCGTCGCGGCATCACCCTCCGCGTCCTGCTCCGCGATGGGCTCCTCGAGCCAGCCCGCGGCGTCCTCTCCATCTACTACCTG GGCAAGAAGTTCGTGGGGGACCTGGGAGCGGATGGGACCATCATGTGGCAGGAGACGGGGCAGGTCTTCAACTCACCCAGTGCCTGGGCGACCCACTGCAAGCGCCTGGTGAACCCCGCCAAGAAGTCGGGGTGCGGTTGGGCGTCCGTCCGCTACAAGGGCCAGAAGCTGGACCAGTACAAAGCCGCTTGGCTGCACAAGCACCAGCCCAATGCGCCGCCAGCTGAGGAG agcctggccagcgagggcgaggaggaggagatgcctgaggaggaagaggaggaggcgaCAAGAGAGGGTCGGGCACCCGTGCCGGAGCCAGCAGCTACcaaaaaaacagaggagaagagcaagaagcagcagtgcAAGAGCCTGGCAGAGCCGGCAGGGACGG ATCATGGCCCCCCAGGGAAAAGGCTGGAGAGCAAACCCCGGGTGCCTGTCCGCTACTGCACCCTGGGCACCCACGACTCAGCCAG GAACCCCCAGACCCTGGTGGAAGTTATGTCCTTCGCCGCCATCAACAAGTTCCAGCCCTTCAACGTGGCCATTTCCAGCAACGTCCTCCTGCTCCTG GATTTCCACAGCCACTTGACACGGAGTGAAGTGGTGGGCTACCTGGGTGGGCGGTGGGACACCAACACGCAGC TGCTGACAGTGCTGCGAGCCTTCCCATGCCGGACCCGCCTGGGCGATGCTGAAGCCGCTGGCGCCGTGGAGGAGGAG ATCTGCCAGAGCTTGTTCCTGCGGGGACTGTCGCTGGTGGGTTGGTACCACAGCCACCCCTTCGGCCCCGCACTGCCCTCCCTGCACGACATCGATGCGCAGATGGATTATCAGCTCAAGCTGCAGGGTAGCGGCAACGgcttccagccctgcctggccctcATCTGCG GACCCTATTATCACGGCAACCCCGGTGTGGAGTCCAAAATCGCGCCCTTTTGGGTGATGCCGCCGCCAGAG CAACGGCCCAATGACTATGGCATCCCCATGGACGTGGAGGTGGCCTACATCCAGGATGGCTTCCTCACCAACGATGTCCTGCAGGAGATG atgCTGCTGGTGGAGTTTTACAAGGGAGCCCCCGAC
- the MPND gene encoding MPN domain-containing protein isoform X1, whose translation MSPCPPALAPWPVCPRPCPPQPCPLVLYHVPQSSHPHITPYPSFSVLHPPGPGSPLPHSPVPESSWPWVHPSAPPPPPPVSLCLLFRCPCMLVSPCPRLPVPMSLCIPVLVSPSTGRHEGEDPRVLLEEHPRVLPPERTPHGVSHPAALAAASPGGDECLEEDEDELEPGLDEAEAEPEAGSGAKAAGGARGAVLTRRGITLRVLLRDGLLEPARGVLSIYYLAPQGKKFVGDLGADGTIMWQETGQVFNSPSAWATHCKRLVNPAKKSGCGWASVRYKGQKLDQYKAAWLHKHQPNAPPAEESLASEGEEEEMPEEEEEEATREGRAPVPEPAATKKTEEKSKKQQCKSLAEPAGTDHGPPGKRLESKPRVPVRYCTLGTHDSARNPQTLVEVMSFAAINKFQPFNVAISSNVLLLLDFHSHLTRSEVVGYLGGRWDTNTQLLTVLRAFPCRTRLGDAEAAGAVEEEICQSLFLRGLSLVGWYHSHPFGPALPSLHDIDAQMDYQLKLQGSGNGFQPCLALICGPYYHGNPGVESKIAPFWVMPPPEQRPNDYGIPMDVEVAYIQDGFLTNDVLQEMMLLVEFYKGAPDLVKFQELWSQDQTYLDKLKGSLASHTPKDQSFTHILEQIYSLLKLSS comes from the exons atgtccccctgtcccccagccTTGGCCCCATGGCCTGTGTGCCCTAGGCCCTGTCCcccccagccatgtcccctaGTCCTCTATCATGTCCCTCAGTCCTCACATCCCCACATCACCCCCTATCCCTCCTTCAGTGTCCTCCATCCTCCTGGCCCTgggtcccctctcccccattccCCTGTCCCTGAGTCCTCCTGGCCCTGGGTCCAtccttccgccccccccccccccccccccgtgtccttGTGTCTTCTCTTCCGGTGTCCCTGCATGCTTGTGTCCCCATGTCCACGTCttcctgtccccatgtccctgtgcaTCCCTGTCCTAGTGTCCCCATCCACAGGCAGACACGAGGGGGAGGACCCAAGGGTGCTCTTGGAGGAACACCCACGGGTGCTGCCCCCAGAGAGGACCCCCCATGGCGTGTCCCATCCCGCAGCGCTGGCAGCTGCCTCCCCCGGTGGGGACGAGTGTCTGGAGGAGGACGAGGATGAGCTGGAGCCGGGGCTGGATGAGGCGGAGGCCGAGCCGGAGGCTGGGAGCGGGGCGaaggcggcggggggcgcgcgGGGGGCCGTGCTCACTCGTCGCGGCATCACCCTCCGCGTCCTGCTCCGCGATGGGCTCCTCGAGCCAGCCCGCGGCGTCCTCTCCATCTACTACCTG GCTCCCCAGGGCAAGAAGTTCGTGGGGGACCTGGGAGCGGATGGGACCATCATGTGGCAGGAGACGGGGCAGGTCTTCAACTCACCCAGTGCCTGGGCGACCCACTGCAAGCGCCTGGTGAACCCCGCCAAGAAGTCGGGGTGCGGTTGGGCGTCCGTCCGCTACAAGGGCCAGAAGCTGGACCAGTACAAAGCCGCTTGGCTGCACAAGCACCAGCCCAATGCGCCGCCAGCTGAGGAG agcctggccagcgagggcgaggaggaggagatgcctgaggaggaagaggaggaggcgaCAAGAGAGGGTCGGGCACCCGTGCCGGAGCCAGCAGCTACcaaaaaaacagaggagaagagcaagaagcagcagtgcAAGAGCCTGGCAGAGCCGGCAGGGACGG ATCATGGCCCCCCAGGGAAAAGGCTGGAGAGCAAACCCCGGGTGCCTGTCCGCTACTGCACCCTGGGCACCCACGACTCAGCCAG GAACCCCCAGACCCTGGTGGAAGTTATGTCCTTCGCCGCCATCAACAAGTTCCAGCCCTTCAACGTGGCCATTTCCAGCAACGTCCTCCTGCTCCTG GATTTCCACAGCCACTTGACACGGAGTGAAGTGGTGGGCTACCTGGGTGGGCGGTGGGACACCAACACGCAGC TGCTGACAGTGCTGCGAGCCTTCCCATGCCGGACCCGCCTGGGCGATGCTGAAGCCGCTGGCGCCGTGGAGGAGGAG ATCTGCCAGAGCTTGTTCCTGCGGGGACTGTCGCTGGTGGGTTGGTACCACAGCCACCCCTTCGGCCCCGCACTGCCCTCCCTGCACGACATCGATGCGCAGATGGATTATCAGCTCAAGCTGCAGGGTAGCGGCAACGgcttccagccctgcctggccctcATCTGCG GACCCTATTATCACGGCAACCCCGGTGTGGAGTCCAAAATCGCGCCCTTTTGGGTGATGCCGCCGCCAGAG CAACGGCCCAATGACTATGGCATCCCCATGGACGTGGAGGTGGCCTACATCCAGGATGGCTTCCTCACCAACGATGTCCTGCAGGAGATG atgCTGCTGGTGGAGTTTTACAAGGGAGCCCCCGAC
- the FSD1 gene encoding fibronectin type III and SPRY domain-containing protein 1 isoform X3 has translation MSCRPSWLPAPRPWRAQRSCWKRPTRPWRRPTTMTSPSVTMAPAFRLSLKAKVSDNMSHLMVDFAQERRLLQALAFLPVPSTPEIDLTESLVADNCVTLAWRMPDEDSKIDHYVLEYRKTNFEGPPRAKEDQPWMVVEGIKGTEYTLSGLKFDMKYMNFRVRACNKAVAGEFSEPVTLETRAFIFRLDASTCHQNLRVEELSVEWDATGGKVQDVKAREKDGKGRTASPANSPARVVQSPKRMPSGRGGRDRFTAESYTVLGDTLIDGDDHYWEVRYDRDSKAFGVGVAYRSLGKFDQLGKTSASWCLHLNNWLQVSFSAKHANKAKVLDVPVPDCIGIYCNFHEGFLSFYNARTKQLLHTFKAKFTQPVLPAFTVWCGSFHVSSGLQVPSAVKCLQKRNSTASSSNTSLP, from the exons ATGAGCTGCAG gcccagctggctgcCTGCGCCAAGGCCCTGGAGAGctcagaggagctgctggaagCGGCCAACCAGGCCCTGGAGACGGCCAACCACCATGACTTCCCCCAG TGTGACGATGGCACCCGCCTTCCGCCTCTCGCTCAAGGCCAAGGTGAGCGACAACATGAGCCACTTGATGGTGGATTTTGCCCAGGAACGCCGCCTGCTCCAGGCCCTCGCCTTCCTGCCAG TGCCCAGCACCCCTGAGATCGACCTGACGGAGTCGCTGGTGGCCGATAACTGTGTGACGCTGGCCTGGAGGATGCCTGACGAGGACAGCAAGATTGACCACTACGTGCTGGAGTACCGCAAGACCAACTTCGAGGGGCCACCCCGTGCCAAGGAGGACCAGCCCTGGATGGTGGTCGAGGGCATCAAGGGCACCGAGTACACCCTCTCTG GGCTGAAGTTTGACATGAAGTACATGAATTTTCGGGTACGGGCATGTAACAAGGCTGTAGCGGGCGAGTTCTCCGAGCCGGTCACTTTGGAAACGAGAG CGTTCATATTTCGGCTGGACGCCAGCACGTGCCACCAGAACCTGCGGGTGGAGGAGCTCAGCGTGGAGTGGGACGCCACAGGTGGCAAGGTGCAGGACGTCAAGGCACGCGAGAAGGATGGCAAGGGCAGGACGGCCTCACCCGCCAACTCGCCTGCCAG GGTGGTGCAGTCACCCAAGAGGATGCCCTCGGGGCGCGGGGGCAGAGATCGCTTCACCGCCGAGTCCTACACGGTTCTGG GTGACACACTGATCGATGGCGATGACCATTACTGGGAGGTGCGGTATGACCGGGACAGCAAAGCTTTCGGTGTGGGGGTGGCATATCGCAGCCTGGGCAAATTCGATCAGCTGGGCAAAACCTCGGCCTCCTGGTGCCTCCACCTCAACAACTGGCTGCAGGTCAGCTTCAGCGCCAAGCACGCCAACAAGGCCAAGGTGCTGGACGTGCCCGTGCCTGACTGCATCGGCATCTACTGCAACTTCCATGAAG GGTTCCTGTCCTTCTACAACGCCAGGACCAAGCAGCTGCTCCACACCTTCAAGGCCAAGTTCACACAACCGGTGCTGCCAGCCTTCACG GTCTGGTGCGGCAGCTTCCACGTCTCCTCAGGCTTGCAGGTGCCCAGTGCGGTGAAATGCCTCCAGAAACGTAACAGCACGGCCAGCAGCTCCAACACCAGCCTGCCCTAG
- the FSD1 gene encoding fibronectin type III and SPRY domain-containing protein 1 isoform X1 translates to MGDQEALRKIITTLAVKNEEIQNFIYSLKQMMQNVEANSSRAQEDLEGEFQSLYALLDELKDEMLMKIKQDRASRTYELQAQLAACAKALESSEELLEAANQALETANHHDFPQAAKQIKDSVTMAPAFRLSLKAKVSDNMSHLMVDFAQERRLLQALAFLPVPSTPEIDLTESLVADNCVTLAWRMPDEDSKIDHYVLEYRKTNFEGPPRAKEDQPWMVVEGIKGTEYTLSGLKFDMKYMNFRVRACNKAVAGEFSEPVTLETRAFIFRLDASTCHQNLRVEELSVEWDATGGKVQDVKAREKDGKGRTASPANSPARVVQSPKRMPSGRGGRDRFTAESYTVLGDTLIDGDDHYWEVRYDRDSKAFGVGVAYRSLGKFDQLGKTSASWCLHLNNWLQVSFSAKHANKAKVLDVPVPDCIGIYCNFHEGFLSFYNARTKQLLHTFKAKFTQPVLPAFTVWCGSFHVSSGLQVPSAVKCLQKRNSTASSSNTSLP, encoded by the exons ATGGGCGACCAg GAGGCTCTGCGGAAGATCATCACCACCCTGGCCGTGAAGAATGAGGAGATCCAGAACTTCATCTACTCCCTCAAGCAGATGATGCAGAATGTGGAG GCCAACTCATCGCGGGCGCAGGAGGACCTGGAGGGCGAGTTCCAGTCGCTGTACGCGCTGCTGGACGAGCTGAAGGACGAGATGCTGATGAAGATCAAGCAGGACCGCGCCAGCCGTACCTATGAGCTGCAG gcccagctggctgcCTGCGCCAAGGCCCTGGAGAGctcagaggagctgctggaagCGGCCAACCAGGCCCTGGAGACGGCCAACCACCATGACTTCCCCCAG GCTGCCAAACAGATCAAGGATAG TGTGACGATGGCACCCGCCTTCCGCCTCTCGCTCAAGGCCAAGGTGAGCGACAACATGAGCCACTTGATGGTGGATTTTGCCCAGGAACGCCGCCTGCTCCAGGCCCTCGCCTTCCTGCCAG TGCCCAGCACCCCTGAGATCGACCTGACGGAGTCGCTGGTGGCCGATAACTGTGTGACGCTGGCCTGGAGGATGCCTGACGAGGACAGCAAGATTGACCACTACGTGCTGGAGTACCGCAAGACCAACTTCGAGGGGCCACCCCGTGCCAAGGAGGACCAGCCCTGGATGGTGGTCGAGGGCATCAAGGGCACCGAGTACACCCTCTCTG GGCTGAAGTTTGACATGAAGTACATGAATTTTCGGGTACGGGCATGTAACAAGGCTGTAGCGGGCGAGTTCTCCGAGCCGGTCACTTTGGAAACGAGAG CGTTCATATTTCGGCTGGACGCCAGCACGTGCCACCAGAACCTGCGGGTGGAGGAGCTCAGCGTGGAGTGGGACGCCACAGGTGGCAAGGTGCAGGACGTCAAGGCACGCGAGAAGGATGGCAAGGGCAGGACGGCCTCACCCGCCAACTCGCCTGCCAG GGTGGTGCAGTCACCCAAGAGGATGCCCTCGGGGCGCGGGGGCAGAGATCGCTTCACCGCCGAGTCCTACACGGTTCTGG GTGACACACTGATCGATGGCGATGACCATTACTGGGAGGTGCGGTATGACCGGGACAGCAAAGCTTTCGGTGTGGGGGTGGCATATCGCAGCCTGGGCAAATTCGATCAGCTGGGCAAAACCTCGGCCTCCTGGTGCCTCCACCTCAACAACTGGCTGCAGGTCAGCTTCAGCGCCAAGCACGCCAACAAGGCCAAGGTGCTGGACGTGCCCGTGCCTGACTGCATCGGCATCTACTGCAACTTCCATGAAG GGTTCCTGTCCTTCTACAACGCCAGGACCAAGCAGCTGCTCCACACCTTCAAGGCCAAGTTCACACAACCGGTGCTGCCAGCCTTCACG GTCTGGTGCGGCAGCTTCCACGTCTCCTCAGGCTTGCAGGTGCCCAGTGCGGTGAAATGCCTCCAGAAACGTAACAGCACGGCCAGCAGCTCCAACACCAGCCTGCCCTAG
- the FSD1 gene encoding fibronectin type III and SPRY domain-containing protein 1 isoform X2 translates to MGDQEALRKIITTLAVKNEEIQNFIYSLKQMMQNVEANSSRAQEDLEGEFQSLYALLDELKDEMLMKIKQDRASRTYELQAQLAACAKALESSEELLEAANQALETANHHDFPQCDDGTRLPPLAQGQGERQHEPLDGGFCPGTPPAPGPRLPARMPDEDSKIDHYVLEYRKTNFEGPPRAKEDQPWMVVEGIKGTEYTLSGLKFDMKYMNFRVRACNKAVAGEFSEPVTLETRAFIFRLDASTCHQNLRVEELSVEWDATGGKVQDVKAREKDGKGRTASPANSPARVVQSPKRMPSGRGGRDRFTAESYTVLGDTLIDGDDHYWEVRYDRDSKAFGVGVAYRSLGKFDQLGKTSASWCLHLNNWLQVSFSAKHANKAKVLDVPVPDCIGIYCNFHEGFLSFYNARTKQLLHTFKAKFTQPVLPAFTVWCGSFHVSSGLQVPSAVKCLQKRNSTASSSNTSLP, encoded by the exons ATGGGCGACCAg GAGGCTCTGCGGAAGATCATCACCACCCTGGCCGTGAAGAATGAGGAGATCCAGAACTTCATCTACTCCCTCAAGCAGATGATGCAGAATGTGGAG GCCAACTCATCGCGGGCGCAGGAGGACCTGGAGGGCGAGTTCCAGTCGCTGTACGCGCTGCTGGACGAGCTGAAGGACGAGATGCTGATGAAGATCAAGCAGGACCGCGCCAGCCGTACCTATGAGCTGCAG gcccagctggctgcCTGCGCCAAGGCCCTGGAGAGctcagaggagctgctggaagCGGCCAACCAGGCCCTGGAGACGGCCAACCACCATGACTTCCCCCAG TGTGACGATGGCACCCGCCTTCCGCCTCTCGCTCAAGGCCAAGGTGAGCGACAACATGAGCCACTTGATGGTGGATTTTGCCCAGGAACGCCGCCTGCTCCAGGCCCTCGCCTTCCTGCCAG GATGCCTGACGAGGACAGCAAGATTGACCACTACGTGCTGGAGTACCGCAAGACCAACTTCGAGGGGCCACCCCGTGCCAAGGAGGACCAGCCCTGGATGGTGGTCGAGGGCATCAAGGGCACCGAGTACACCCTCTCTG GGCTGAAGTTTGACATGAAGTACATGAATTTTCGGGTACGGGCATGTAACAAGGCTGTAGCGGGCGAGTTCTCCGAGCCGGTCACTTTGGAAACGAGAG CGTTCATATTTCGGCTGGACGCCAGCACGTGCCACCAGAACCTGCGGGTGGAGGAGCTCAGCGTGGAGTGGGACGCCACAGGTGGCAAGGTGCAGGACGTCAAGGCACGCGAGAAGGATGGCAAGGGCAGGACGGCCTCACCCGCCAACTCGCCTGCCAG GGTGGTGCAGTCACCCAAGAGGATGCCCTCGGGGCGCGGGGGCAGAGATCGCTTCACCGCCGAGTCCTACACGGTTCTGG GTGACACACTGATCGATGGCGATGACCATTACTGGGAGGTGCGGTATGACCGGGACAGCAAAGCTTTCGGTGTGGGGGTGGCATATCGCAGCCTGGGCAAATTCGATCAGCTGGGCAAAACCTCGGCCTCCTGGTGCCTCCACCTCAACAACTGGCTGCAGGTCAGCTTCAGCGCCAAGCACGCCAACAAGGCCAAGGTGCTGGACGTGCCCGTGCCTGACTGCATCGGCATCTACTGCAACTTCCATGAAG GGTTCCTGTCCTTCTACAACGCCAGGACCAAGCAGCTGCTCCACACCTTCAAGGCCAAGTTCACACAACCGGTGCTGCCAGCCTTCACG GTCTGGTGCGGCAGCTTCCACGTCTCCTCAGGCTTGCAGGTGCCCAGTGCGGTGAAATGCCTCCAGAAACGTAACAGCACGGCCAGCAGCTCCAACACCAGCCTGCCCTAG